One Curtobacterium sp. BH-2-1-1 genomic region harbors:
- a CDS encoding pyridoxal 5'-phosphate synthase has protein sequence MPSAPLSGDTSFAFPEYTDPPASPFDVARTWIDEARDGDVSEPMSMTLATAGSDGRVSARTVDVKRLDDRGLVFGTSTLSPTGRQLDDNPLAALQVYWRETMQQLRFEGRAVQLSDAESDALFADRSPKSRAATAIADQSSVLEPRTLQDLIDDANALLDESEDDVPRPEGWVAWRLEPDRVEFWHGSRDRMHRRLQYVLADGAWSSARLQP, from the coding sequence ATGCCCTCCGCCCCGCTGTCCGGTGACACCTCGTTCGCGTTCCCGGAGTACACCGACCCGCCAGCATCACCGTTCGACGTCGCCCGCACCTGGATCGACGAGGCGCGGGACGGCGACGTGTCCGAGCCGATGTCGATGACGCTCGCCACCGCGGGGTCCGACGGCCGGGTCTCGGCGCGGACCGTGGACGTGAAGCGGCTCGACGACCGCGGGCTCGTGTTCGGGACCTCGACGCTCAGCCCGACGGGCCGGCAACTCGACGACAACCCGCTCGCCGCGCTCCAGGTGTACTGGCGGGAGACCATGCAGCAGCTGCGGTTCGAGGGCCGGGCCGTGCAGCTCTCCGACGCCGAGTCCGACGCGCTGTTCGCCGACCGGTCGCCGAAGTCCCGCGCCGCCACCGCGATCGCCGACCAGTCCTCGGTGCTCGAGCCCCGGACGTTGCAGGACCTCATCGACGACGCGAACGCGCTGCTCGACGAGTCCGAGGACGACGTGCCCCGCCCGGAGGGCTGGGTGGCGTGGCGACTCGAGCCGGACCGCGTCGAGTTCTGGCACGGCAGCCGCGACCGGATGCACCGGCGGTTGCAGTACGTGCTCGCCGACGGTGCGTGGTCGTCGGCGCGGCTGCAGCCGTAA
- a CDS encoding NUDIX domain-containing protein — MTDATSAARDQPLIAIDVVPMSFTTSDGLRVATARRQYAPYAGQEALPGVLLEGAELLADGARRALRTKTGIDAAAVRHLAQVGAFDGPDRDPRSAAISVAFLAVVAPAVTTPTPAAAAAVVAPPSAAGPAVWRVPGGDDPRLPFDHDAIIRAALDHVRTRIWRDLPLTRALLGEVFTTSDASALQTALTGVQPDPGNTNRALRTNPALVRADAPATAAVRGGRPPATWTWAG, encoded by the coding sequence GTGACCGACGCCACCTCGGCGGCCCGCGACCAGCCGCTCATCGCGATCGACGTCGTCCCGATGTCGTTCACGACGAGCGACGGGTTGCGGGTCGCCACCGCGCGTCGGCAGTACGCGCCGTACGCGGGCCAGGAGGCGCTCCCCGGCGTGCTCCTGGAGGGTGCGGAACTCCTCGCCGACGGTGCACGACGCGCACTGCGCACCAAGACCGGGATCGACGCGGCGGCGGTCCGGCACCTCGCGCAGGTCGGTGCGTTCGACGGACCCGACCGCGACCCGCGGAGCGCCGCGATCAGCGTCGCCTTCCTGGCCGTCGTGGCACCGGCGGTGACGACCCCGACGCCGGCCGCGGCGGCCGCTGTGGTGGCCCCGCCCTCGGCCGCCGGACCCGCGGTCTGGCGCGTGCCCGGGGGAGACGACCCGCGCCTCCCGTTCGACCACGACGCGATCATCCGAGCCGCCCTCGACCACGTCCGTACCCGGATCTGGCGCGACCTGCCGCTCACGCGCGCGTTGCTCGGCGAGGTGTTCACCACCTCCGACGCCTCCGCGCTGCAGACCGCACTGACGGGCGTGCAGCCGGACCCGGGCAACACGAACCGGGCGCTGCGGACCAACCCGGCGCTCGTCCGGGCCGACGCACCGGCCACGGCCGCGGTCCGTGGCGGCCGTCCCCCGGCAACCTGGACGTGGGCGGGCTGA
- a CDS encoding nicotinate phosphoribosyltransferase, which translates to MTQTDTTTTGTDGTTGIAPRLTAQSPIAPLLAVDGYKHSHRQVYPAGTTRILINWTNRSNAHMPESTHAVVFGLQAFIQRSLVEAWAPFFAADEDEVAGLFEQALQGYFGPNHIGTDHVRALHRLGYLPLEIRALPEGTLAPIGVATLTVENTVDEFFWLPNYIETALSASIWHPSTVATKALEYRDLMEDWAARTGADPASIDFAAHDFSFRGQSSIESAAAGGAGHLLSFLGTDSMPSLDFIDRYYPGDNGWVAASVPATEHSVMCVRGAEGELATFEQILDVYPTGIVSAVSDGFDLFKVITETLPQLKDRITGRDGKLVIRPDSGDPVDIVTGTVHGVDTAALTDPARSHEEKGVVELLDEIFGHTVNDQGFKVLDQHIGVIYGDSITLDRARRIYERLAAKGYASDNIVLGIGSYTYQYMTRDNLGSAVKATWALVDGEPVDIQKDPKTGSGKKSAKGRIALHRDATGEIRQTDQATAEDEATSLLQPVWVDGRFRVLQSFADVRETLRRERTERADRAARRATA; encoded by the coding sequence ATGACGCAGACCGACACCACCACGACCGGCACCGACGGCACCACCGGCATCGCGCCCCGCCTCACCGCCCAGAGCCCGATCGCCCCGCTCCTCGCCGTCGACGGCTACAAGCACTCGCACCGGCAGGTCTACCCGGCCGGCACCACCCGGATCCTCATCAACTGGACGAACCGTTCGAACGCGCACATGCCCGAGTCGACGCACGCCGTGGTGTTCGGCCTGCAGGCGTTCATCCAGCGCTCCCTCGTCGAGGCGTGGGCGCCGTTCTTCGCCGCGGACGAGGACGAGGTCGCCGGCCTGTTCGAGCAGGCACTGCAGGGGTACTTCGGCCCGAACCACATCGGCACCGACCACGTCCGGGCACTCCACCGCCTCGGGTACCTCCCGCTCGAGATCCGCGCGCTCCCCGAGGGCACCCTCGCCCCGATCGGTGTCGCGACCCTCACCGTCGAGAACACCGTCGACGAGTTCTTCTGGCTGCCGAACTACATCGAGACGGCCCTGTCGGCCTCGATCTGGCACCCGTCGACCGTCGCGACGAAGGCGCTCGAGTACCGCGACCTCATGGAGGACTGGGCCGCCCGCACCGGCGCCGACCCGGCCAGCATCGACTTCGCCGCGCACGACTTCTCCTTCCGGGGACAGTCGAGCATCGAGTCGGCCGCGGCCGGTGGCGCCGGGCACCTCCTCTCGTTCCTCGGCACCGACTCGATGCCGTCGCTCGACTTCATCGACCGCTACTACCCGGGTGACAACGGCTGGGTGGCCGCGAGCGTCCCGGCCACCGAGCACAGCGTGATGTGCGTGCGCGGCGCCGAGGGCGAGCTGGCGACCTTCGAGCAGATCCTCGACGTGTACCCGACGGGCATCGTGTCGGCCGTGAGCGACGGGTTCGACCTCTTCAAGGTGATCACCGAGACGCTCCCGCAGTTGAAGGACCGCATCACGGGTCGCGACGGCAAGCTCGTCATCCGCCCGGACTCGGGCGACCCGGTGGACATCGTCACCGGCACCGTCCACGGGGTCGACACCGCGGCGCTGACCGACCCGGCCCGCAGCCACGAGGAGAAGGGCGTCGTCGAACTCCTCGACGAGATCTTCGGGCACACCGTGAACGACCAGGGCTTCAAGGTCCTCGACCAGCACATCGGCGTGATCTACGGCGACAGCATCACCCTCGACCGTGCCCGCCGCATCTACGAGCGGCTCGCCGCCAAGGGCTACGCGAGCGACAACATCGTGCTCGGCATCGGCTCGTACACGTACCAGTACATGACCCGCGACAACCTCGGCAGCGCGGTCAAGGCCACCTGGGCGCTGGTGGACGGCGAGCCCGTCGACATCCAGAAGGACCCGAAGACGGGCAGCGGCAAGAAGAGCGCGAAGGGCCGGATCGCCCTGCACCGCGACGCGACCGGCGAGATCCGCCAGACCGACCAGGCCACCGCCGAGGACGAGGCGACGAGCCTGCTCCAGCCCGTGTGGGTCGACGGCCGGTTCCGGGTCCTGCAGTCGTTCGCGGACGTGCGGGAGACCCTCCGCCGGGAACGCACCGAGCGCGCCGACCGCGCGGCCCGTCGGGCGACGGCGTGA
- a CDS encoding phosphoribosyltransferase family protein, which produces MAVELSTRTTRGTQATPTFSTMRFPAGEAHVKVAHDADAGDLIEIATLRGTNGDDLLMLGMWADAVRQRGSRSVALVPYLPGARQDRGLPFGAKVYADVINGFGIDQVIAFDPHSPVIVDLVERLTVVTSETVVRDQVVAGSDYSGIIAPDKGAVARASAVADACGLPVFRAEKHRNPDTGKLDGFTCEPLPDTGRLLVVDDICDGGGTFMGLATATGLTKDRLGLWVSHGVFSGRAPQLAEHFGEIVTTDSYPAQNAIEGLRTIELTPYLTEQIR; this is translated from the coding sequence ATGGCAGTCGAACTCAGCACCCGGACCACCCGGGGCACCCAGGCGACACCGACGTTCTCCACCATGCGGTTCCCCGCCGGTGAAGCACACGTCAAGGTCGCACACGACGCCGACGCGGGGGACCTCATCGAGATCGCGACCCTGCGCGGCACGAACGGCGACGACCTCCTCATGCTCGGCATGTGGGCGGACGCCGTCCGGCAGCGCGGATCCCGGTCCGTCGCCCTCGTCCCGTACCTGCCCGGCGCCCGGCAGGACCGCGGCCTCCCCTTCGGCGCGAAGGTCTACGCGGACGTCATCAACGGCTTCGGGATCGACCAGGTCATCGCGTTCGACCCGCACTCGCCGGTGATCGTCGACCTGGTGGAGCGCCTGACCGTGGTCACGAGCGAGACCGTCGTCCGCGACCAGGTCGTCGCCGGCTCGGACTACAGCGGGATCATCGCCCCCGACAAGGGCGCGGTCGCGCGGGCCTCCGCCGTCGCCGACGCCTGCGGGCTGCCGGTGTTCCGCGCCGAGAAGCACCGCAACCCGGACACCGGCAAGCTCGACGGCTTCACGTGCGAGCCGCTGCCGGACACCGGTCGCCTGCTCGTCGTCGACGACATCTGCGACGGCGGCGGCACTTTCATGGGCCTCGCGACCGCGACGGGGCTGACGAAGGACCGCCTCGGCCTGTGGGTCTCGCACGGCGTCTTCTCCGGTCGGGCCCCGCAGCTCGCCGAGCACTTCGGGGAGATCGTCACGACGGACTCCTACCCCGCGCAGAATGCCATCGAGGGCCTGCGCACGATCGAACTCACCCCTTACCTGACGGAGCAGATCCGATGA
- a CDS encoding FtsK/SpoIIIE domain-containing protein, which yields MRLTFTATHLPTDATADFVVECDEDTVLGGVVEIVARRFGLSAESIVEVAVDAVPTTPHARLGDGVLLEGSRLTFGAPAPVLPLPADLPSVRIVGGPGAGTVVVLDAGIAHVGSAPDATVHLPDRTAPEYAAILRLDLNRRFSIIPTRGSRVLLDGTELDEETSVEPGSVVTIGDTLLSVAVPDADRAAITLTPGGGTLDYTRPPRLLPEETPTVFKLPAAPGQQSRRSIPIIAALAPLGMAAVMISIFHNVAYLAFGLMSPIIMFGNAWWDRRNGKKTHRQRVAEYEETKKAVEADALEAVVRYQRESRTSAPDPATVLDIALRRRARLWERRRTDPDYLTLRVGTADVPSGVVLEDPAALEHRRAVDKLAEDVPVVVDLGEHGVVGVAGRDEHTRHLTSWLVAQLAVLQSPRDTQFVVLTDAQSADEWAWLRWVPQARPGFGQDAVIAIGNDAETLGARVAEIGQLIDARQRAMRESNVRGIPGPDVVVVLDGARRLRALPGLIRILKEGPAVGVRAICIEEEARLLPEECSVVVTVGPERIRVAAQRQATVTDVRPDRIPDGWFETVARAVAPMVDADDESDAGGLPSSSRLLDVMLLEPPTARAITGKWNVRARTTEVVVGESLDGPFAFDLRRDGPHGLVAGTTGSGKSELLQTIVASLAATNTPEGMNFVLIDYKGGAAFRDFAPLPHTVGMVTDLDTHLVERALESLGAELRRREHLLADAAAKDIEDYVDRLVRGEPLPPMPRLLIVIDEFASLVRELPDFVTGLVNIAQRGRSLGIHLILATQRPTGVVSNDIRANTNLRIALRVTDSSESTDVIDAGDAAQIQKSTPGRGYIRLGAGALLPFQAGRVGGRRPGLSTGRKQVWAGAVSWSSLGTTPPAPPKSKELQAEERTDLQELVGAVAEAATELGGPAPYRPWLDALPETLLFTDLNDRAWELDDSSTTDARVGPLPFALQDFPAEQAQRVRSLDLDSDGHLYVVGAPRSGRSQVLRTIAAAVARNTSAADVHVYALDCGNGALLPIQALPHAGAVVQRVQTERAQRLLTKLTQELARRQQVLADGGFASIVEQRAAAVVPADRLPHIVFMLDRWEGFVGSLGELDHGAPTDQVMTLLREGASVGIHLVVTGDRQLLSSRMATLVEDKLVLRLSDRGDYGLASLNPRKLPEQVPDGRAFASESATETQIALLAAAGTGQSQAAAITALATFATERDRAVERARRPFRVDQLSGPVPFDRAWEMRDDDAALFGLVGIGGDDLTAIGPDLAAAGSFVVGGPAKSGRSSVLLSIARSVLREGGEIVLVTPRQSPLRALASEPGVLGAHEGVDVTEADLAPLFDGQPGRRVLVIDDAELVKDAPAKSWLQGFVKSAADNGQAIVAAGLTAEFGVGFTGWQVDMKRRRSGALLSPQAITEGDLLGMRLPRSSIVERVQVGSALVHLGDGELVSVQVPVP from the coding sequence GTGCGCCTGACGTTCACCGCGACCCACCTGCCGACCGACGCCACCGCGGACTTCGTGGTCGAGTGCGACGAGGACACCGTCCTCGGCGGGGTCGTCGAGATCGTCGCCCGTCGCTTCGGCCTGAGCGCCGAGTCCATCGTCGAGGTCGCGGTCGACGCCGTCCCGACGACCCCGCACGCCCGGCTCGGTGACGGTGTCCTGCTCGAGGGGTCCCGCCTGACCTTCGGCGCCCCCGCGCCGGTCCTCCCGCTGCCGGCCGACCTGCCGAGCGTCCGCATCGTGGGCGGGCCCGGAGCCGGCACGGTCGTGGTGCTGGACGCGGGCATCGCACACGTCGGTTCCGCTCCGGACGCCACGGTGCACCTGCCGGACCGCACCGCCCCGGAGTACGCGGCGATCCTGCGCCTCGACCTCAACCGGCGGTTCTCGATCATCCCGACGCGCGGCTCGCGCGTCCTCCTCGACGGCACGGAGCTCGACGAGGAGACGTCCGTCGAGCCCGGCAGCGTCGTCACGATCGGCGACACGCTGCTGTCGGTCGCGGTCCCGGACGCCGACCGGGCGGCGATCACGCTGACACCAGGTGGCGGGACGCTCGACTACACCCGGCCGCCGCGCCTGCTGCCGGAGGAGACGCCGACGGTCTTCAAGCTGCCGGCCGCGCCGGGGCAGCAGTCGCGCCGCTCCATCCCGATCATCGCGGCGCTCGCGCCGCTCGGCATGGCGGCCGTGATGATCTCGATCTTCCACAACGTCGCGTACCTGGCCTTCGGCCTCATGTCGCCGATCATCATGTTCGGCAACGCCTGGTGGGACCGCCGCAACGGCAAGAAGACGCACCGGCAGCGGGTGGCCGAGTACGAGGAGACGAAGAAGGCGGTCGAGGCGGACGCCCTGGAGGCAGTGGTCCGGTACCAGCGCGAGTCACGCACCAGCGCGCCCGATCCGGCGACGGTGCTCGACATCGCCCTGCGCCGTCGCGCCCGGCTGTGGGAGCGTCGGCGGACCGACCCCGACTACCTCACGCTGCGCGTCGGCACGGCGGACGTGCCGTCGGGCGTCGTGCTCGAGGACCCGGCAGCGCTGGAGCACCGGCGGGCGGTCGACAAGCTGGCCGAGGACGTGCCGGTCGTGGTCGACCTCGGCGAGCACGGGGTGGTCGGTGTCGCCGGACGCGACGAGCACACCAGGCACCTCACGTCGTGGCTCGTGGCGCAGCTCGCGGTGCTGCAGAGCCCGCGGGACACCCAGTTCGTGGTGCTCACCGACGCGCAGTCCGCCGACGAGTGGGCCTGGCTGCGCTGGGTGCCACAGGCGCGACCGGGGTTCGGGCAGGACGCCGTCATCGCGATCGGCAACGACGCCGAGACGCTGGGCGCGCGCGTCGCCGAGATCGGGCAGCTCATCGACGCACGGCAGCGGGCGATGCGCGAGTCGAACGTGCGGGGGATCCCCGGTCCCGACGTGGTCGTGGTGCTCGACGGCGCTCGACGGCTGCGCGCACTGCCGGGCCTGATCCGCATCCTCAAGGAGGGCCCCGCGGTCGGTGTCCGGGCGATCTGCATCGAGGAAGAGGCACGCCTGCTGCCCGAGGAGTGCTCGGTCGTCGTCACGGTGGGTCCGGAGCGCATCCGTGTCGCCGCCCAGCGTCAGGCGACGGTCACCGACGTCCGACCGGACCGCATCCCGGACGGCTGGTTCGAGACCGTCGCCCGGGCGGTGGCGCCGATGGTCGACGCCGACGACGAGAGCGATGCCGGTGGGCTGCCGTCGTCGTCGCGACTGCTCGACGTGATGCTGCTGGAACCGCCGACGGCGCGGGCGATCACGGGCAAGTGGAACGTGCGTGCGCGCACCACCGAGGTGGTCGTGGGCGAGAGCCTCGACGGCCCGTTCGCGTTCGACCTCCGCAGGGACGGCCCGCACGGCCTGGTCGCCGGCACGACCGGGTCGGGGAAGTCCGAGCTCCTGCAGACGATCGTCGCGTCCCTGGCGGCGACGAACACCCCGGAGGGCATGAACTTCGTCCTCATCGACTACAAGGGCGGTGCGGCGTTCCGCGACTTCGCGCCGCTGCCGCACACGGTCGGCATGGTGACGGACCTCGACACGCACCTGGTGGAACGCGCCCTCGAGTCGCTCGGCGCCGAGCTCCGTCGCCGCGAGCACCTGCTGGCCGACGCCGCCGCGAAGGACATCGAGGACTACGTCGACCGCCTCGTCCGCGGTGAGCCGCTGCCGCCGATGCCGCGTCTGCTCATCGTCATCGACGAGTTCGCGAGTCTCGTGCGCGAACTCCCGGACTTCGTCACCGGCCTGGTCAACATCGCACAGCGGGGACGGTCGCTCGGCATCCACCTGATCCTCGCCACGCAGCGTCCGACGGGTGTCGTGTCGAACGACATCCGCGCCAACACCAACCTCCGGATCGCGCTCCGGGTCACGGACTCGAGCGAGAGCACCGACGTCATCGACGCCGGTGACGCGGCGCAGATCCAGAAGAGCACGCCCGGCCGCGGGTACATCCGGCTCGGGGCCGGCGCGCTGCTGCCGTTCCAAGCCGGTCGGGTGGGCGGCCGGCGTCCGGGGCTGTCGACCGGACGCAAGCAGGTCTGGGCCGGAGCCGTCTCGTGGTCGTCGCTCGGCACCACCCCACCGGCGCCACCGAAGTCGAAGGAGCTGCAGGCAGAGGAACGCACCGACCTGCAGGAACTGGTCGGCGCGGTGGCCGAGGCGGCGACCGAGCTCGGTGGACCGGCGCCCTACCGTCCGTGGCTCGACGCCCTGCCGGAGACGCTGCTCTTCACCGACCTGAACGACCGGGCGTGGGAACTCGACGACAGCAGCACGACCGATGCCCGGGTCGGCCCGCTGCCCTTCGCGCTGCAGGACTTCCCGGCCGAGCAGGCGCAGCGGGTCCGGAGCCTCGACCTCGACTCGGACGGGCACCTCTACGTGGTGGGTGCTCCGCGGAGCGGTCGGTCGCAGGTGCTCCGCACGATCGCCGCCGCGGTCGCCCGGAACACCTCGGCAGCCGACGTCCACGTGTACGCGCTCGACTGCGGCAACGGAGCGCTGCTGCCGATCCAGGCCCTCCCGCACGCCGGCGCCGTCGTGCAGCGCGTGCAGACCGAACGCGCGCAGCGTCTCCTCACGAAGCTCACCCAGGAGCTCGCCCGCCGGCAGCAGGTCCTCGCCGACGGCGGGTTCGCGAGCATCGTCGAGCAGCGCGCGGCCGCGGTCGTGCCGGCCGACCGGCTCCCCCACATCGTGTTCATGCTCGACCGGTGGGAAGGGTTCGTCGGCTCGCTCGGCGAACTCGACCACGGTGCACCGACCGACCAGGTGATGACCCTCCTGCGCGAAGGGGCGAGCGTCGGCATCCACCTGGTGGTCACCGGGGACCGTCAGCTCCTGTCGAGCCGGATGGCGACCCTGGTCGAGGACAAGCTCGTCCTCCGGCTCTCCGACCGCGGCGACTACGGCCTCGCGTCGCTCAACCCCCGCAAGCTGCCCGAGCAGGTCCCGGACGGACGGGCGTTCGCGTCGGAGTCCGCCACCGAGACGCAGATCGCCCTGCTCGCCGCCGCCGGCACCGGTCAGTCGCAGGCCGCGGCGATCACCGCCCTCGCGACCTTCGCGACCGAGCGCGACCGCGCGGTCGAGCGTGCCCGTCGGCCGTTCCGCGTCGACCAGCTGTCCGGGCCCGTGCCGTTCGACCGGGCGTGGGAGATGCGCGACGACGACGCCGCCCTGTTCGGCCTCGTCGGCATCGGCGGGGACGACCTCACCGCCATCGGGCCGGACCTCGCCGCCGCGGGCTCGTTCGTCGTGGGCGGTCCCGCGAAGTCCGGTCGGAGCTCCGTCCTGCTGTCGATCGCACGGTCGGTGCTGCGCGAGGGGGGCGAGATCGTGCTCGTCACCCCGCGGCAGTCGCCCCTGCGCGCCCTCGCGTCCGAGCCCGGCGTCCTCGGCGCGCACGAGGGCGTCGACGTCACCGAGGCCGACCTCGCGCCGCTGTTCGACGGGCAACCCGGCCGCCGGGTCCTCGTCATCGACGATGCCGAGCTCGTCAAGGACGCACCCGCGAAGAGCTGGCTGCAGGGCTTCGTGAAGAGCGCGGCGGACAACGGCCAGGCCATCGTCGCGGCGGGGTTGACGGCCGAGTTCGGCGTCGGGTTCACGGGCTGGCAGGTGGACATGAAGCGACGTCGCTCGGGCGCGCTCCTCAGCCCGCAGGCGATCACCGAGGGCGACCTGCTCGGCATGCGTCTGCCGCGCAGCAGCATCGTCGAACGGGTGCAGGTCGGCTCCGCGCTGGTGCACCTCGGTGACGGCGAACTGGTGTCGGTGCAGGTGCCGGTCCCGTGA
- a CDS encoding WXG100 family type VII secretion target, whose product MARPSDWSAVDMQLDPVPGDPAEIRQSASGARSIEQAITEQVNRLNSLKDGEGWESESGTKFRDSAGDLAGAIEKAKGRYTELAAALDQWADGLEGLQREADAALLQAQDARDAHRAAANQTITAEADSPEHQDQVDAQDRALSAAQSDIDAAKAIIHRLAGPFGEEGEYGELAGRVADRIRQGADDGLKDGWFDHVKQAIHGARGVINVIKDALDALGPVLLLATVLAALFIPGALFAIAVIGLVAAGTKLLLTSAQAVAGDATAGDVTNDAVMFALSAVGLKAASAAKPAMQMLRATVGTKTASEAAAGVVARGGSVAEETNAFLRGATRGVDAAKAVENGRSVRLADNLISGGLAEAVMVRKLAWNAPLMREAYIRAVKPSLVTIETQALGNMSTIQTLGDVKTDLQSGWNSYWHSKTEIHVGSL is encoded by the coding sequence ATGGCACGGCCCAGCGACTGGAGCGCCGTCGACATGCAGCTCGACCCGGTGCCCGGCGACCCGGCCGAGATCCGGCAGTCCGCCTCCGGTGCCCGTTCGATCGAGCAGGCCATCACCGAGCAGGTCAACCGCCTCAACAGCCTGAAGGACGGCGAGGGCTGGGAGAGCGAGTCGGGGACGAAGTTCCGCGACTCCGCCGGAGACCTCGCCGGTGCCATCGAGAAGGCCAAGGGCCGCTACACCGAGCTCGCCGCCGCGCTCGACCAGTGGGCGGACGGGCTCGAGGGGCTCCAGCGCGAGGCCGACGCAGCCCTGCTGCAGGCGCAGGACGCGCGGGACGCGCACCGCGCTGCGGCGAACCAGACCATCACGGCCGAGGCCGACAGTCCGGAACACCAGGACCAGGTCGACGCGCAGGACCGGGCGCTGAGTGCGGCGCAGAGCGACATCGACGCGGCGAAGGCGATCATCCACCGGCTCGCCGGGCCCTTCGGCGAAGAGGGCGAGTACGGGGAGCTGGCAGGTCGGGTCGCCGATCGCATCCGACAGGGCGCGGACGACGGGCTGAAGGACGGCTGGTTCGACCACGTGAAGCAGGCCATCCACGGGGCGCGGGGCGTCATCAACGTGATCAAGGACGCCCTGGACGCCCTCGGCCCGGTACTGCTGCTCGCGACCGTCCTCGCCGCCCTGTTCATCCCCGGTGCACTCTTCGCCATCGCGGTGATCGGGCTCGTGGCAGCGGGTACCAAGCTCCTGCTGACCTCAGCGCAGGCGGTGGCCGGTGATGCCACGGCTGGCGACGTCACCAACGACGCAGTGATGTTCGCACTCTCCGCCGTCGGGCTGAAAGCGGCCTCGGCAGCCAAGCCAGCAATGCAGATGCTCCGGGCGACTGTGGGTACCAAGACGGCTTCAGAAGCCGCCGCTGGCGTTGTGGCAAGGGGCGGGTCCGTCGCCGAGGAGACGAACGCGTTCCTCCGAGGGGCGACTCGAGGAGTCGACGCTGCGAAGGCAGTCGAGAACGGCCGCTCTGTCCGGCTCGCGGACAACCTGATCTCAGGCGGACTCGCCGAGGCCGTGATGGTCCGGAAGCTCGCGTGGAATGCACCGCTCATGCGTGAGGCTTACATCAGGGCAGTCAAGCCGTCGCTCGTGACGATCGAGACGCAGGCGCTCGGCAACATGTCGACGATCCAGACCCTGGGCGACGTGAAGACCGACCTTCAATCCGGTTGGAACAGCTACTGGCACTCGAAGACAGAGATCCACGTCGGGTCACTGTGA
- a CDS encoding WXG100 family type VII secretion target encodes MANVNVTYDDLRNQASQLRNGQKSIEDQLSQLKSQIDNLVSSGYVTDKSSKAFDATYSEFNSGATQTIQAIDGMAGFLESAANTLESTDEQLASSIG; translated from the coding sequence ATGGCAAACGTCAACGTCACCTACGACGATCTCCGCAACCAGGCTTCGCAGCTGCGCAACGGCCAGAAGTCCATCGAGGACCAGCTGAGCCAGCTCAAGAGCCAGATCGACAACCTCGTGTCGTCGGGCTACGTCACCGACAAGTCGTCCAAGGCCTTCGACGCGACGTACTCGGAGTTCAACTCCGGCGCGACGCAGACGATCCAGGCGATCGACGGCATGGCCGGGTTCCTCGAGAGCGCGGCGAACACGCTCGAGTCGACGGACGAGCAGCTCGCTTCGAGCATCGGCTAG
- a CDS encoding FHA domain-containing protein codes for MARRRKDEGTPERPVVTHAEVERDRQAGHLSRAWVLPSAPVSDREPDAVVHTDQPLPTIGVVPRLVLEVAPGNVVPLDQPVVLGRKVQTAPGRRAVLLDDPGRSVSREHAAIRPTGDGGLVVEDLGSANGTVVVRASGAQEPSVGGAQVVARPGDVVMVGDYAVRVLAG; via the coding sequence GTGGCACGACGTCGCAAGGACGAGGGGACACCGGAGCGTCCGGTCGTCACCCACGCCGAGGTCGAGCGCGATCGACAGGCCGGTCACCTGTCGCGGGCGTGGGTGCTGCCGAGCGCCCCGGTGTCCGACCGCGAGCCGGACGCCGTGGTGCACACCGACCAGCCGCTGCCCACGATCGGCGTGGTGCCGCGGCTCGTGCTCGAGGTCGCACCGGGCAACGTGGTGCCGCTCGACCAGCCGGTGGTCCTGGGGCGCAAGGTCCAGACGGCACCCGGGCGGCGTGCGGTGCTGCTCGACGACCCGGGTCGTTCGGTGTCGCGCGAGCACGCGGCGATCCGGCCGACGGGCGACGGTGGACTCGTGGTCGAGGACCTCGGCTCCGCGAACGGCACGGTCGTGGTCCGGGCGTCCGGGGCGCAGGAGCCGAGCGTGGGTGGCGCGCAGGTCGTGGCCCGACCCGGTGACGTGGTGATGGTCGGCGACTACGCCGTCCGGGTCCTCGCCGGCTGA